The Mycolicibacterium flavescens genome has a segment encoding these proteins:
- a CDS encoding nitroreductase, translating into MAGRPTRHDNVVNPTPAVSTDIWTVMETASAVRRYRDEPVDDATLQRCLRAASWAPSGANQQPWRFVVLRSEQSRALVTAAAHRTWDELQRFYGITSPDDGADDPRSRVLRSMADHMRNGGAAPGLVLFCVRPQAGASELQQGGSIFPAVQNFLLAARAQGLGAAITLWHMGCEERLRSLIGIPDDWMPAALVTLGWPAGHHHTVRRKPLSEVAAVDRWDQPWLSGTSPD; encoded by the coding sequence ATGGCGGGGCGTCCTACCCGGCACGACAACGTCGTGAACCCCACCCCGGCCGTGTCGACGGACATCTGGACGGTGATGGAGACCGCGTCGGCGGTGCGACGGTATCGCGACGAACCGGTCGACGATGCCACGCTGCAGAGGTGTCTGAGAGCGGCCAGCTGGGCGCCGTCGGGTGCCAACCAACAGCCGTGGCGGTTCGTGGTGCTGCGCTCCGAGCAATCCCGTGCGCTTGTCACCGCGGCCGCACACCGAACGTGGGACGAGCTGCAGCGGTTCTACGGAATCACGTCTCCCGATGACGGCGCGGACGATCCGCGGTCTCGGGTGCTGAGATCGATGGCCGACCACATGCGGAACGGCGGCGCCGCACCCGGTCTCGTCCTCTTCTGCGTCCGGCCGCAAGCTGGGGCATCCGAGCTACAGCAAGGCGGTTCGATCTTCCCGGCGGTGCAGAATTTCCTGTTGGCCGCCCGCGCCCAGGGGCTCGGGGCGGCGATCACGTTGTGGCACATGGGCTGTGAAGAGCGGTTGCGCTCATTGATCGGGATCCCGGACGACTGGATGCCGGCGGCGTTGGTGACGCTGGGATGGCCGGCGGGCCACCATCACACAGTCCGTCGTAAGCCGTTGTCGGAAGTGGCGGCGGTGGACAGGTGGGATCAACCCTGGCTGTCCGGCACCTCGCCGGATTGA
- a CDS encoding putative RNA-binding protein containing a PIN domain: protein MRWIVDGMNVIGSRPDGWWRDRHRAMVTLVERLESWRSPRDDVTVVFERPPKPPIDSSAVTVAYAPRPAPNSADDEIVRLVLADDRPADISVATSDRTLAERVREAGASVVPAERLRDLIDPR from the coding sequence ATGCGGTGGATCGTCGACGGTATGAATGTGATCGGATCGCGCCCCGACGGCTGGTGGCGTGATCGTCATCGCGCCATGGTGACCCTCGTCGAGCGGTTGGAATCCTGGCGGTCTCCCCGTGACGATGTCACCGTGGTGTTCGAACGCCCACCCAAGCCTCCGATCGACTCGTCGGCCGTCACCGTCGCTTATGCCCCGCGCCCGGCGCCCAACTCGGCCGACGACGAGATCGTCCGCCTTGTCCTCGCCGATGACCGGCCCGCCGACATCAGCGTGGCCACGTCCGACCGCACGCTTGCCGAGCGGGTACGCGAGGCCGGCGCGTCCGTCGTACCGGCGGAGAGGTTGCGCGATCTCATCGATCCGCGGTGA
- the slyA_2 gene encoding transcriptional regulator: MLAPLMRRLIALETPVLADHGVSMWGYAVLSALDESPVRSQAALAEAIGADKTRIIPTLDELQERGYIERIPDPADRRVRLLEITESGRALKDSVQAEIQRGEERWLSVLSPADRRAFLRALHEMTRVEDTP; encoded by the coding sequence ATGCTCGCCCCGCTGATGCGCCGGCTGATCGCCCTGGAGACCCCCGTGCTCGCCGACCACGGCGTCTCGATGTGGGGTTACGCCGTGCTGTCAGCGCTCGACGAGTCCCCGGTACGCAGCCAGGCTGCCCTCGCCGAAGCCATCGGCGCCGACAAGACCCGGATCATCCCCACGCTCGACGAGCTTCAGGAACGCGGCTACATCGAGCGCATACCCGACCCGGCGGACCGGCGCGTGCGACTGCTGGAGATCACCGAATCCGGTCGCGCTCTTAAAGATTCGGTGCAGGCGGAGATCCAGCGCGGGGAGGAGCGGTGGCTTTCGGTGCTCTCGCCCGCCGACCGGCGAGCGTTCCTACGGGCCCTGCACGAGATGACGCGTGTCGAGGACACCCCATAG
- a CDS encoding putative DNA primase, whose translation MAAPRYLEVEGHRVPISHPDKVVFPDIGVTKSDLMHYYLSVADGALRGVRDRPMILKRFVKGITEEAVFQKRAPKKRPDFVDVAELKYASGTSAAEAVLRDAAGLVWAVNLGCVDLNPHPVRSDDLAHPDELRVDLDPMPGVEWPQIIDVAMVARDVLEDHGLTAWPKTSGSRGFHIYARIQRRWPFKFVRLAAQAVAREVERRAPEIATARWWKEEREGVFVDFNQNAFDRTVASAYSVRATPDARVSTPLLWREVPGCRPDAFTIATVPQRFAEHGDPWEGIDDSAGSLDALLDLADRLGPAERAPRGAKRSSGGTGRRVSSKPLIEIARTKTKDEAMAALDEWRRRHSAAAEKLEPADILVDGMRGPSSIWYRIRINLQHVPEHERPAQEELLADYSPWENYSGPQWMQRD comes from the coding sequence ATGGCCGCACCCCGGTACCTGGAGGTCGAGGGTCACCGGGTGCCCATCAGCCACCCCGACAAGGTCGTCTTCCCCGATATCGGCGTCACCAAGTCGGACCTGATGCACTACTACCTCAGCGTCGCCGACGGCGCCCTGCGCGGTGTCCGTGACCGACCGATGATCCTCAAGCGCTTCGTCAAGGGCATCACCGAGGAGGCCGTGTTCCAGAAGCGCGCTCCGAAGAAGCGGCCTGACTTCGTCGACGTCGCCGAGTTGAAGTACGCGTCAGGGACGTCGGCGGCCGAAGCGGTGCTGCGCGATGCGGCCGGCCTGGTGTGGGCGGTCAATCTCGGATGTGTCGACCTCAACCCCCATCCGGTTCGGTCAGACGATCTCGCGCATCCCGACGAGCTGCGCGTCGACCTCGACCCGATGCCGGGTGTCGAGTGGCCTCAGATCATCGACGTCGCGATGGTCGCCCGCGACGTGCTCGAGGACCATGGGCTGACGGCGTGGCCCAAGACATCGGGATCGCGGGGCTTCCACATCTACGCCCGCATCCAGCGGCGGTGGCCGTTCAAGTTCGTCCGGCTCGCCGCACAGGCGGTGGCCCGCGAGGTCGAGCGCCGAGCGCCCGAGATCGCCACCGCACGCTGGTGGAAGGAAGAACGCGAGGGCGTCTTCGTCGATTTCAACCAGAACGCGTTCGATCGAACCGTCGCGTCGGCCTATTCGGTGCGCGCGACCCCTGACGCCAGGGTGTCGACGCCGCTGCTCTGGAGAGAGGTGCCCGGATGCCGGCCGGACGCGTTCACGATCGCGACGGTGCCACAACGTTTCGCCGAACACGGTGACCCCTGGGAGGGCATCGACGATTCAGCGGGATCGCTTGACGCGCTGCTGGACCTCGCCGACCGGCTCGGCCCGGCGGAGAGGGCACCGCGCGGGGCCAAACGTTCGAGCGGAGGAACCGGTCGGCGGGTCTCCTCTAAGCCGCTCATCGAGATCGCCCGAACGAAGACCAAGGACGAGGCGATGGCGGCGTTGGACGAATGGCGACGACGGCACTCGGCCGCAGCCGAAAAGTTGGAGCCTGCAGACATTCTGGTCGACGGTATGCGGGGTCCCAGTTCGATCTGGTACCGCATCAGGATCAACCTTCAGCACGTGCCTGAACACGAACGACCCGCCCAGGAGGAGTTGCTCGCCGACTACAGCCCGTGGGAGAACTACTCCGGACCCCAGTGGATGCAGCGCGACTGA
- the yjiA gene encoding putative GTPase, G3E family: MMCRVTATTIPAIALTGYLGAGKTTLLNHVLRQPGARVGVIINDFGELNVDAALVTGQVDEPASIAGGCICCLPDEGGLDDALAKLADPKLGLDAIIIEASGLADPIAVSRIIRFSGVERVRPGGIVDVIDAAAHFDTVDDHATPPARYGAATLVVVNKLDQISEDAREETLGQIEKRVRERNPDAHVVGATAGRVDPALLYDVSASVDVGEQLSLRELLVDTGDAHDHPHVQADSVTVTSNGCVDPAALIDLLETPPPGVYRLKGTVAVRYRERTRRYVVNVVGTSVHIANAPSTAVANGLVAIGTHVDVDDVRARMTAALLPHDGVVSAAGVRRLQRYRRLSI, encoded by the coding sequence ATGATGTGTCGCGTGACAGCGACGACGATTCCGGCCATCGCTCTGACCGGCTACCTCGGCGCGGGTAAGACCACGCTGCTCAACCACGTGCTGCGCCAGCCGGGTGCGCGCGTCGGCGTCATCATCAACGACTTCGGCGAACTCAACGTCGACGCCGCGCTGGTCACGGGGCAGGTCGACGAACCGGCCTCGATCGCCGGGGGCTGCATCTGCTGCCTTCCCGACGAAGGTGGGCTCGACGACGCGCTGGCCAAGCTCGCCGACCCGAAGCTCGGCCTGGACGCGATCATCATCGAGGCCAGCGGACTGGCCGACCCGATAGCGGTGTCGCGGATCATCCGATTCAGCGGGGTGGAGCGGGTGCGGCCCGGCGGCATTGTCGACGTCATCGACGCCGCCGCACATTTCGACACCGTCGACGACCACGCCACCCCGCCGGCGCGATACGGGGCGGCCACCCTTGTGGTGGTCAACAAACTCGACCAGATCTCCGAGGACGCCCGCGAAGAGACGCTCGGGCAGATCGAAAAGCGTGTGCGCGAACGGAATCCGGACGCACACGTCGTGGGTGCGACGGCCGGACGTGTCGATCCGGCGCTGCTGTACGACGTGTCCGCATCCGTCGACGTCGGCGAGCAACTCTCCCTGCGCGAACTGCTCGTCGACACCGGAGACGCACATGATCACCCGCACGTGCAGGCCGATTCGGTCACGGTGACCAGCAATGGTTGCGTCGATCCCGCGGCGCTGATCGACCTGCTCGAAACGCCACCCCCGGGCGTGTACCGACTCAAGGGCACGGTCGCGGTGCGGTACCGAGAGCGCACGCGCCGCTATGTCGTCAATGTGGTCGGCACGTCTGTCCACATCGCGAACGCGCCGTCGACGGCGGTCGCCAACGGACTCGTCGCGATCGGCACCCATGTCGACGTCGACGACGTCCGCGCGCGCATGACCGCGGCGCTGTTACCGCACGACGGCGTGGTCTCGGCCGCGGGGGTTCGGCGGCTGCAGCGCTACCGCCGACTCAGCATCTGA
- a CDS encoding anti-sigma-factor antagonist: MYGNPTFDCAGAQLHAVCRQLATVVTVDGIIDDRNIERITAFARRFVLAEKPFILDLSEVSSCAEQLISLMYDIDECCFHAEVDWAVVASDEVQRVLHASGVSVPVAASVPDALHHFAENIEKRRRLLPLLTQKTA, from the coding sequence ATGTACGGGAATCCGACATTCGACTGCGCCGGGGCCCAGCTTCATGCCGTGTGCCGCCAGCTGGCAACGGTTGTGACGGTCGACGGCATCATCGACGACCGGAACATTGAACGGATCACCGCGTTCGCTCGCCGGTTCGTTCTGGCTGAGAAGCCGTTCATCCTCGATCTGAGCGAAGTGAGTTCGTGTGCAGAGCAACTCATTTCGTTGATGTACGACATCGATGAGTGCTGCTTCCACGCTGAGGTGGATTGGGCCGTCGTCGCCAGTGATGAAGTGCAACGAGTGTTGCATGCGTCCGGTGTGAGCGTCCCGGTCGCAGCATCGGTGCCCGATGCGCTTCATCACTTCGCGGAGAACATCGAGAAACGGCGTCGACTGCTGCCGCTGTTGACCCAGAAGACCGCATAG
- a CDS encoding TIGR03086 family protein — translation MHTISDPRPLHRTAINASVDIVSRVTVDDLDRPTPCGGWDLGDLLTHMTVQHKGFAASARGAGGDLGVWEPLTVADAVRADPGGAYAAAAAEVVAAFAAEGVLEATFALPEFGEDVTVPGAMAIGFHFVDYVVHGWDVARSIGVPFGLPDDVVAAVVPLAMGVPDGEIREADNSPFARAVEPQADASDLDRVLRHLGRSPDWRPAGVTADR, via the coding sequence ATGCATACGATTAGTGATCCGCGACCGCTCCATCGAACAGCGATCAACGCCTCCGTCGATATCGTCTCGCGAGTGACGGTTGACGACCTCGATCGTCCGACGCCGTGTGGCGGGTGGGACCTCGGCGACCTGCTGACTCATATGACCGTGCAGCACAAGGGGTTTGCCGCCTCCGCTCGCGGAGCCGGCGGCGATCTCGGGGTGTGGGAGCCCCTGACCGTCGCGGATGCGGTCCGCGCCGACCCCGGCGGCGCCTATGCCGCCGCGGCCGCGGAGGTGGTGGCCGCGTTCGCTGCCGAGGGGGTGCTGGAGGCGACGTTCGCGCTACCGGAGTTCGGCGAGGACGTCACGGTTCCGGGTGCGATGGCGATCGGTTTTCACTTCGTCGACTACGTCGTGCACGGGTGGGACGTCGCCCGCAGCATCGGTGTGCCGTTCGGGTTGCCCGACGACGTTGTTGCGGCCGTCGTGCCCCTGGCGATGGGGGTCCCTGACGGTGAAATCCGAGAGGCCGACAACTCACCGTTCGCGCGTGCCGTGGAACCTCAGGCCGACGCGAGCGACCTGGATAGGGTGCTGCGCCACTTGGGCCGATCGCCCGATTGGCGGCCCGCAGGCGTCACCGCGGATCGATGA
- a CDS encoding dihydrodipicolinate reductase, N-terminus domain-containing protein, whose translation MSDCQRNPRVVLWGPGQVGVGALRALIAHPGLDLAGVVVHAEAKDGMDAGALCGMPATGVIATRDIDSALSLDADVVAYFASGDYRYREAAEDIARCLRAGKNVVCTSLVPMCYPPAADKDTAELIASACEEGGTSFFNSGVDPGWANDVIALTMTGFSSRVDTITMLEILDYGPISQPDIMFDFMGFGHPPDHSAPLFDTERLAALWAPTVHLVADGVGLPLDRVVTTIDKWLATERYEVASGWIDPGTMGGMRFKLAGMVDDEERVVLEHITRMGEQSAPDWPRHPSPHGGYRVIVDGLPTYTVDIEMHGRGNNMRGLTYATVMRELNAIPAVMAAPPGVLSTLDLPLITGPVRGGTWRGVLPGTTTS comes from the coding sequence ATGTCGGACTGCCAACGTAACCCGCGGGTGGTTCTGTGGGGGCCAGGCCAGGTCGGTGTCGGCGCGCTGCGCGCGCTGATCGCCCACCCCGGCCTGGACCTCGCGGGCGTGGTCGTACACGCCGAGGCCAAAGACGGCATGGACGCCGGTGCGCTGTGCGGCATGCCCGCGACCGGAGTGATCGCGACCCGCGACATCGACTCGGCGCTGTCGCTGGATGCCGACGTGGTCGCGTATTTCGCCTCGGGCGACTACCGCTACCGGGAGGCCGCCGAGGACATCGCCCGCTGTCTGCGCGCGGGCAAGAACGTGGTGTGCACCTCCCTGGTTCCGATGTGTTACCCGCCTGCCGCCGACAAGGACACCGCCGAGCTCATCGCGTCGGCGTGCGAGGAAGGGGGCACGAGCTTCTTCAACAGTGGTGTGGATCCGGGGTGGGCCAACGACGTCATCGCATTGACGATGACTGGATTCAGCAGTCGCGTCGACACCATCACCATGCTCGAAATACTCGACTACGGCCCGATCAGCCAGCCCGACATCATGTTTGACTTCATGGGTTTCGGCCACCCGCCCGACCATTCGGCGCCGCTGTTCGACACCGAGCGCCTCGCGGCGCTGTGGGCACCGACAGTCCATCTCGTCGCCGACGGCGTGGGCCTTCCTCTCGACCGCGTCGTCACCACGATCGACAAGTGGTTGGCCACCGAACGCTACGAGGTCGCATCGGGCTGGATCGACCCGGGCACCATGGGCGGCATGCGGTTCAAGTTGGCGGGCATGGTGGACGACGAGGAACGCGTCGTGCTCGAGCACATCACACGCATGGGTGAGCAGTCGGCTCCGGACTGGCCGCGCCACCCCTCCCCGCACGGCGGTTACCGCGTCATCGTCGACGGGCTGCCCACCTACACCGTCGACATCGAGATGCACGGGCGTGGAAACAATATGCGTGGCTTGACATATGCGACCGTGATGCGTGAGTTGAACGCCATTCCGGCCGTGATGGCCGCACCACCCGGAGTGCTGTCGACGCTGGACCTGCCGTTGATCACCGGACCCGTGCGCGGTGGCACATGGCGGGGCGTCCTACCCGGCACGACAACGTCGTGA
- the yhjD_2 gene encoding ribonuclease BN, with translation MVGWLDRLQRRNRRVGFLIAVIYKYVDDQGGYLAALITYYAFVSLFPLLLLLTTALGVILVGRPEIQQQILQSTLGQFPVIGSQLERPEQLSGGVTAVVVGIAGALYGGLGVGQALQNAMDSVWAVPRNNRPDPMRSRLRSLLLLFVLGSAAVTATVLSAVGHATASLGWFGKVGVTVATVAINALICLVAFRVTTARSVSYRDVLPGALAAAVIWQLLQWFGANYVSHVVKSTSATNSVFALVLGLLAFLYLVSVTLVMCAEVNVVRVDQLYPRSLMTPFTDDVDLTSADRRTYTRRAKAERAKGFQKVSVRFDPTRETSPDQSGEVPDSQG, from the coding sequence ATGGTGGGCTGGCTGGACCGGCTGCAGCGACGCAACCGCCGCGTGGGTTTCCTCATCGCGGTGATCTACAAGTACGTCGATGATCAAGGCGGCTATCTAGCCGCGCTGATCACCTATTACGCGTTCGTCTCCCTGTTCCCGTTGCTGTTGCTGCTGACCACCGCGCTTGGGGTCATACTCGTCGGCCGCCCGGAGATTCAGCAACAGATCCTGCAGTCCACGCTCGGCCAGTTCCCCGTCATCGGTAGCCAGCTCGAACGGCCGGAGCAACTCAGCGGTGGCGTCACGGCCGTCGTGGTCGGGATCGCCGGTGCGCTGTACGGCGGTCTCGGTGTCGGGCAGGCGCTGCAGAACGCGATGGACTCGGTATGGGCGGTGCCCCGCAACAACCGCCCGGACCCGATGCGGTCGAGGCTGCGCAGCCTGCTGTTGTTGTTCGTGCTCGGTTCGGCCGCGGTCACCGCGACCGTGTTGTCGGCGGTCGGCCACGCGACGGCCAGTTTGGGGTGGTTCGGGAAAGTGGGCGTCACCGTCGCCACCGTCGCGATCAACGCACTCATCTGCCTGGTCGCGTTCCGCGTCACCACCGCCCGTTCCGTGTCGTACCGCGACGTGCTCCCAGGCGCCCTCGCGGCAGCGGTGATATGGCAGCTGCTGCAGTGGTTCGGCGCGAACTACGTCTCCCACGTCGTCAAATCGACCAGCGCGACCAACAGCGTGTTCGCGTTGGTTCTGGGCCTGCTTGCGTTCCTGTATCTGGTTTCGGTGACGTTGGTGATGTGCGCCGAAGTCAACGTTGTGCGCGTCGACCAGCTGTATCCCCGTTCACTGATGACGCCATTCACCGACGACGTCGACCTCACTTCGGCCGACCGGCGCACCTACACCCGACGGGCGAAAGCCGAACGGGCGAAAGGCTTTCAGAAGGTCAGTGTGCGGTTCGATCCGACCCGTGAAACTTCTCCTGATCAATCCGGCGAGGTGCCGGACAGCCAGGGTTGA
- the pbuG gene encoding xanthine/uracil/vitamin C permease, which yields MNRLDRFFEISARGTTVGAEARGGLVTFIAMAYIIVLNPIILSGSEDVTGDRLQFAEVSAVTALAAGVMTILFGLIARMPFAFAAGLGINSFVATTLVGSLTWAEAMGLVVINGLIIVVLAATGLRRLVFDAVPMQLKLAITAGIGLFILFIGLVDAGFIGSTGVASPPVGLGGNGSGSISTVPTVVFAFTLLLTGILVARKVRGGILIGLVAGTVVAVVIESIWHLGSAADKPGGWSLSVPTLSGSPFALPDLSLVGAFSMDSFGRIGVIAATMFVFTLVFANFFDAMGTFTGLSREAGLADEKGTFPRLRAALVVEGAGAVVGGASSASSNTVFVESGAGIGEGARTGLANIVTGVLFLAAMFISPLASVVPTEVAAAALVIVGAMMVSHLRHIDISEFSVALPVVLTVATMPFSYSIANGIGVGFIAWVVLRSAAGKAREISPLLWVVAAGFLLYFARGWIESLLGI from the coding sequence ATGAACCGCCTCGACCGCTTCTTCGAGATCTCGGCGCGCGGCACGACGGTCGGCGCGGAGGCCCGCGGCGGGCTGGTCACCTTCATCGCGATGGCCTACATCATCGTGCTGAACCCGATCATCCTGTCCGGTTCCGAAGACGTCACCGGCGATCGACTGCAATTCGCCGAGGTTTCAGCGGTCACGGCGCTGGCCGCGGGCGTGATGACGATCCTGTTCGGCCTCATCGCGCGGATGCCGTTCGCGTTCGCCGCCGGTCTCGGCATCAACTCGTTCGTGGCGACGACGCTCGTCGGCTCCCTCACCTGGGCAGAAGCCATGGGACTGGTGGTGATCAACGGGCTCATCATCGTTGTACTGGCGGCGACCGGGTTGCGGCGGCTGGTCTTCGATGCCGTGCCGATGCAGCTGAAGCTGGCCATCACGGCCGGCATCGGGCTGTTCATCTTGTTCATCGGCCTCGTCGACGCCGGGTTCATCGGTTCGACGGGTGTCGCGTCACCGCCGGTCGGCCTCGGCGGTAACGGCAGCGGCTCCATCAGCACCGTGCCCACCGTCGTCTTCGCCTTCACGCTGCTTCTGACCGGCATCCTGGTGGCTCGAAAGGTGCGGGGCGGCATCCTGATCGGGCTCGTCGCCGGCACCGTCGTCGCGGTCGTGATCGAGTCGATCTGGCACCTCGGCTCCGCCGCGGACAAGCCCGGAGGCTGGAGCCTGTCGGTCCCGACGCTGTCGGGCTCACCGTTCGCGCTTCCCGACCTGTCGCTCGTCGGCGCCTTCAGCATGGACAGCTTCGGCCGCATCGGAGTGATCGCCGCGACCATGTTCGTGTTCACGCTCGTGTTCGCGAACTTCTTCGACGCTATGGGCACCTTCACGGGCCTGTCCCGCGAGGCCGGACTCGCCGACGAGAAAGGCACCTTCCCGCGCCTGCGGGCGGCGCTGGTGGTCGAAGGCGCGGGCGCCGTGGTCGGCGGCGCATCGTCGGCCTCGTCGAACACGGTGTTCGTCGAATCGGGCGCGGGCATCGGCGAGGGCGCGAGGACCGGGCTGGCCAACATCGTGACCGGCGTGCTGTTCCTCGCCGCGATGTTCATCTCACCGCTGGCGTCGGTGGTGCCGACGGAAGTGGCAGCTGCCGCGCTGGTGATCGTTGGAGCGATGATGGTGTCGCATCTGCGACACATCGACATCTCCGAGTTCTCGGTCGCGCTGCCCGTGGTGCTGACGGTGGCCACGATGCCGTTCTCGTACTCGATCGCCAACGGCATCGGCGTCGGCTTCATCGCGTGGGTGGTACTGCGGTCGGCAGCAGGAAAAGCCCGCGAGATCAGCCCACTGTTGTGGGTGGTCGCCGCGGGCTTCCTGCTGTACTTCGCGCGAGGCTGGATCGAGTCACTGCTCGGGATTTAA
- a CDS encoding CsbD family protein: protein MTDHDKAGQAREGLIDSVKGKAKEMFGAITGNDSLTAEGQLQQAEAERRKEANTIDAVADAEAREARNDVVEAKREGAKERTAANAEAAAEKGAVENQKAAQKRAAEAAAHQQLERERTQAEIDAERKAREAKAQQRAGVHDADTQLAGALEEHREAVEESASAKAEAARIRRQAENLNDDA, encoded by the coding sequence ATGACGGACCACGACAAGGCCGGCCAGGCACGCGAAGGCCTGATCGACTCGGTGAAAGGCAAGGCCAAAGAGATGTTTGGCGCTATCACCGGAAACGACTCGCTGACCGCCGAAGGCCAACTGCAGCAGGCCGAGGCCGAACGCCGTAAAGAAGCCAACACGATCGACGCGGTCGCCGACGCCGAGGCGCGGGAGGCCCGCAACGATGTGGTGGAGGCCAAGCGCGAAGGCGCCAAGGAGCGCACCGCGGCGAACGCCGAAGCGGCCGCCGAAAAGGGCGCGGTGGAGAACCAGAAGGCCGCCCAGAAGCGCGCCGCCGAAGCCGCTGCCCATCAGCAGCTCGAGCGCGAGCGCACCCAGGCCGAAATCGACGCCGAGCGCAAGGCACGCGAAGCCAAGGCCCAGCAGCGGGCGGGCGTGCACGACGCCGACACTCAACTCGCCGGCGCGCTCGAAGAACATCGCGAAGCCGTCGAGGAGTCGGCAAGCGCGAAAGCGGAGGCCGCCCGTATCCGGCGGCAGGCCGAAAACCTCAACGACGACGCCTGA
- a CDS encoding DNA primase, small subunit, whose product MSAEEQRAGVDLTNLDQPLTPDANATKRDLIDYLDAVSDRILPGLAGRPLTVLRVLRGRAPFMQKNVPKYTPEWVKTVSMWAESSHREVRYALCDDRRTLLWLANQRAVEYHPTLGLAENIYRPTHLVLDLDPPEGSDFAAVVATAHLVRQALSDCGLAGAVKTSGAKGVHVFVPVDDSAPVDDVAAATRALAARAESLDPSRATTAFIVDDRQGKVFIDSTRAGGATVVAAYSPRLRPGTPVSFPVAWSDLDRITPADFTVHTAIDVLGGSDPWAQAMPAPQTLPPDLIEHGRTIPVARVAAMHEGKRRARARRNKGG is encoded by the coding sequence ATGAGCGCCGAGGAGCAGCGCGCCGGGGTCGACCTGACCAACCTCGACCAACCGTTGACCCCGGACGCCAATGCCACCAAGCGCGATCTGATCGACTACCTCGACGCGGTGTCCGATCGGATTCTTCCCGGCCTCGCGGGACGTCCCCTGACGGTGTTGCGGGTGCTGCGCGGGCGGGCACCGTTCATGCAGAAGAACGTGCCGAAGTACACCCCCGAGTGGGTGAAAACCGTCTCGATGTGGGCCGAGTCCTCCCACCGAGAGGTCCGCTATGCCCTGTGCGACGATCGGCGCACGTTGCTGTGGCTGGCCAACCAGCGCGCCGTCGAGTACCACCCCACGCTCGGGCTGGCCGAGAACATCTACCGCCCAACGCATCTGGTGCTCGACCTCGACCCGCCGGAGGGAAGCGACTTCGCGGCCGTCGTCGCCACGGCTCACCTTGTGCGGCAGGCGCTTTCGGACTGCGGCCTGGCCGGAGCGGTGAAGACGAGCGGCGCCAAGGGAGTGCACGTGTTCGTCCCGGTCGACGACAGCGCACCGGTCGACGACGTCGCGGCGGCCACCCGTGCGCTGGCCGCTCGCGCAGAATCACTCGACCCTTCCCGTGCTACTACGGCTTTCATCGTCGACGACCGCCAGGGCAAGGTTTTCATCGACTCCACCCGCGCCGGGGGCGCGACGGTCGTCGCCGCATACAGTCCCCGGTTGCGCCCCGGCACCCCTGTGTCGTTCCCGGTCGCCTGGTCGGACCTGGACCGCATCACACCGGCGGACTTCACCGTGCACACCGCGATCGACGTCCTGGGCGGCAGCGACCCATGGGCGCAGGCGATGCCGGCACCGCAGACGCTGCCCCCCGACCTGATCGAGCACGGAAGGACCATCCCCGTCGCGCGGGTGGCCGCGATGCACGAGGGCAAGCGGCGGGCGCGTGCGCGCCGCAACAAGGGCGGCTGA